Proteins from a genomic interval of Acidobacteriota bacterium:
- the thiC gene encoding phosphomethylpyrimidine synthase ThiC, which produces MHRRQPWIEARRGDRTPTQLFYARRGEITEEMAHVAQREKMDPDFVRSEVARGRAIIPANIHHPELEPMIIGKAFRVKVNANIGNSATTSSVEEEVEKLDWAVRWGADTVMDLSTGKRIHETREAILRASTVPIGTVPIYEALEKVGGRPEDLTFESFMETLEEQAQQGVDYFTIHAGVRLPYIPLTAQRLTGIVSRGGSIMAKWCLAHHQESFLYTRFEEICDLLAQYDVSFSLGDGLRPGAVADANDRAQFAELDTLGELTEIAWHHGVQVMIEGPGHVPMHLVKENVDRQQEVCHEAPFYTLGPLVTDIAPGYDHITSAIGAAMIAWHGTAMLCYVTPKEHLGLPDKEDVKQGLIAYRIAAHSADLAKGHPGAQEWDDALSKARFEFRWDDQFDLSLDPDTARAYHDATLPQESAKVAHFCSMCGPKFCSMEITRQLREYAEERKLKVSEAVSTGLAEKAAEYRRQRLARQEEPEAAVIAE; this is translated from the coding sequence ATGCACCGACGTCAGCCCTGGATCGAAGCCCGCCGCGGGGATCGCACCCCGACCCAGCTCTTCTACGCCCGCCGCGGCGAGATCACCGAGGAAATGGCCCACGTGGCCCAACGGGAGAAGATGGATCCGGACTTCGTGCGTTCCGAGGTCGCCCGCGGCCGCGCCATCATCCCCGCCAATATTCACCATCCCGAGCTCGAGCCGATGATCATCGGCAAGGCCTTCCGGGTGAAGGTCAACGCCAATATCGGCAACTCCGCCACCACCTCGTCGGTGGAGGAAGAGGTGGAGAAGCTCGATTGGGCGGTGCGCTGGGGTGCCGACACGGTGATGGATCTATCCACCGGCAAACGCATCCACGAGACCCGGGAAGCGATCCTCCGCGCCTCCACCGTGCCCATTGGGACGGTGCCCATCTATGAAGCGCTGGAGAAGGTCGGGGGGCGCCCGGAGGACCTGACCTTCGAATCCTTCATGGAGACCCTGGAGGAGCAGGCGCAGCAGGGGGTCGACTACTTCACCATCCACGCCGGCGTGCGGCTGCCCTACATTCCCTTGACCGCTCAGCGCCTCACCGGCATCGTCTCCCGCGGCGGCTCGATCATGGCCAAGTGGTGCCTGGCGCACCACCAGGAGAGCTTCCTCTACACTCGCTTCGAGGAGATCTGCGATCTGCTGGCCCAATACGACGTCAGCTTCTCTTTGGGGGACGGCCTGCGCCCCGGCGCCGTCGCCGACGCCAACGACCGCGCCCAATTCGCCGAGCTCGACACCCTCGGCGAGCTGACGGAGATCGCTTGGCACCACGGAGTGCAGGTGATGATCGAAGGCCCGGGCCACGTGCCCATGCATCTGGTGAAGGAGAACGTGGATCGCCAGCAGGAGGTCTGCCACGAGGCTCCGTTCTACACCTTGGGGCCCCTGGTCACCGACATCGCTCCGGGCTACGACCACATCACCAGCGCCATCGGCGCCGCCATGATCGCCTGGCACGGCACCGCCATGCTCTGCTACGTCACCCCCAAGGAGCACCTCGGCCTGCCGGACAAGGAAGATGTCAAGCAGGGCCTCATCGCCTACCGCATCGCCGCCCACTCGGCGGATCTGGCCAAGGGCCATCCCGGGGCCCAGGAGTGGGACGACGCTCTGTCCAAGGCGCGCTTCGAGTTCCGCTGGGACGATCAATTCGATCTCTCCCTGGATCCGGACACGGCCCGCGCCTACCACGACGCCACCCTGCCTCAAGAATCCGCCAAGGTGGCCCACTTCTGCTCCATGTGCGGCCCGAAGTTCTGCTCCATGGAGATCACCCGCCAGCTGCGGGAGTACGCCGAGGAGCGCAAGCTGAAGGTCTCCGAGGCGGTGAGCACCGGCTTGGCGGAGAAGGCGGCGGAGTATCGCCGGCAGCGGCTGGCGCGGCAGGAAGAGCCGGAGGCTGCCGTCATCGCTGAATGA
- a CDS encoding tetratricopeptide repeat protein yields the protein MIPTSSHLRPRLPAPPVGLAARQWGALALVAGLAALLLALAAMPALAADSATKASRQSWLRLDSPHFTLFSATDAGTARRVGQDLETLRAALSFWLDGEEVHSPVPTTIYVFADDRSFLPYKQGVRGEAQGVAGYFISHPLGNYVALDGSPRADPSRILYHEYLHYFIANNLPGVPLWFNEGLAEFYSTFEARGDRVELGRPLEHHLRWMQRHPNLSLADLFAVGVESDEYNESSRRGGFYAQSWALVHYLMVGDGERSEQLIRFLEQVVAGVEVDDAFHQAFDTDYRTLERELEAYLAQPSLPGLQLSVAGLKAATVPGTVTDLPRAETLYRLGDLLAYAAPRRAEAARSHFLEALELDPRHGGAWAGLGYLEDQTESWDDARGYYERALELAFGDFRIHYLYGRNLLAPWVGRRLTAAELEGRAEREIAAARGAFQRSLGLNPDFPEAWVGLGAAYALEPEASERGLEALKQARRLLPSRGDVVFNLAVTYARLGRREEARAVIERDLARLGDEQMVEAATEAVLRADLEHASELLEAGRVEPALALLEEISELTSDPVWRLDLLRQLEQVRSVERHNRQVDRFNAAVQAANSGRSRDAQALVEDLLEEDLDPQLERSARSLLDQLRAKN from the coding sequence ATGATACCGACCAGCAGCCATCTTCGACCGCGACTGCCCGCCCCTCCCGTGGGGCTGGCGGCGCGGCAGTGGGGAGCTCTGGCGCTGGTCGCTGGCCTCGCGGCCCTGCTCTTAGCGCTGGCGGCGATGCCCGCCCTCGCCGCGGATTCCGCCACCAAGGCCTCCCGGCAGAGCTGGCTGCGCCTCGATAGTCCCCACTTCACCCTCTTCAGCGCCACCGACGCGGGGACGGCGCGGCGGGTGGGGCAGGACTTGGAGACGCTCCGCGCCGCACTCTCCTTCTGGCTCGACGGTGAGGAGGTGCACTCTCCCGTCCCCACCACCATCTACGTCTTCGCCGACGACCGCTCCTTTCTGCCCTACAAGCAGGGCGTGCGGGGCGAAGCCCAGGGCGTCGCCGGCTACTTCATCTCCCATCCCTTGGGCAACTACGTCGCCCTCGACGGCAGTCCGCGGGCGGACCCCTCGCGCATCCTCTACCACGAGTATCTGCACTATTTCATCGCCAACAACCTGCCGGGGGTGCCCCTGTGGTTCAACGAAGGGTTGGCGGAGTTCTACAGCACGTTCGAGGCGCGGGGAGACCGGGTCGAGCTGGGTCGGCCCCTGGAACATCACCTGCGCTGGATGCAGCGCCACCCCAACCTCTCGCTGGCCGATCTCTTCGCCGTCGGGGTCGAGTCCGACGAGTACAATGAGAGCTCCCGCCGCGGTGGTTTCTACGCCCAGAGTTGGGCTCTCGTGCACTACCTGATGGTGGGCGACGGGGAGCGTAGCGAACAATTGATTCGCTTCCTCGAGCAGGTCGTCGCCGGCGTCGAGGTGGACGATGCCTTTCACCAGGCCTTCGACACCGACTATCGGACGCTGGAGCGGGAGCTGGAGGCCTATCTGGCACAGCCGAGCCTGCCGGGCCTGCAGCTGTCGGTGGCCGGTTTGAAGGCGGCGACGGTGCCCGGAACGGTGACCGACTTGCCGCGGGCCGAGACCCTCTACCGGCTGGGAGATCTGTTGGCCTACGCCGCGCCCCGTCGGGCCGAGGCTGCGCGGAGCCACTTCCTGGAGGCGTTGGAGCTCGATCCGCGGCATGGAGGAGCTTGGGCGGGGCTTGGCTACCTGGAGGATCAGACGGAGAGCTGGGACGATGCCCGCGGCTACTATGAGCGGGCGTTGGAGCTGGCCTTCGGCGATTTCCGCATTCACTATCTCTACGGCCGCAACCTGCTGGCTCCCTGGGTCGGCCGCCGGCTCACCGCCGCGGAGCTGGAGGGCCGCGCCGAGAGGGAGATCGCCGCCGCGCGCGGTGCCTTCCAGCGCAGCCTCGGGCTCAATCCCGACTTCCCCGAAGCTTGGGTCGGCCTGGGCGCTGCCTATGCTCTGGAGCCTGAGGCCTCGGAGCGCGGTCTCGAAGCCCTGAAGCAGGCTCGCCGGCTGCTACCCTCCCGCGGCGACGTGGTGTTCAATCTGGCGGTGACCTACGCCCGGTTGGGGCGCCGAGAAGAGGCCCGGGCGGTGATTGAGCGGGATCTGGCGCGGCTGGGGGACGAGCAGATGGTGGAGGCCGCCACCGAGGCGGTGCTGCGAGCGGATCTGGAGCATGCCAGCGAGCTCTTGGAGGCTGGCCGGGTGGAGCCCGCTCTGGCGCTGCTCGAGGAAATCTCGGAGCTCACCTCCGATCCGGTGTGGCGGCTGGATTTGCTGCGGCAACTGGAGCAAGTACGCTCCGTCGAGCGGCATAATCGGCAAGTGGATCGTTTCAATGCTGCCGTGCAGGCGGCCAACAGCGGCCGGAGTCGGGACGCCCAGGCGTTGGTGGAGGACCTTTTGGAGGAAGATCTGGACCCTCAGCTGGAGCGTTCCGCGCGGAGCTTGCTGGATCAATTGCGCGCCAAGAATTGA
- a CDS encoding SPFH domain-containing protein gives MSKHQPLVGRETLSSALAGIPVLVILLLFIAAAGAVFIYGVQSHQPAIIVCSMVGVALAALLLAGLFTVNPNEARVLQLFGEYRASVRRPGLRWANPFYTKKKVSVRVRNFETGKLKVNDSSGNPIEIAAVVVWRVTDTFEALFNVDDYQNFVSVQSESAVRALATHYPYGAFTEEGEVALSSHTAEISEKLQGQVQDRLADAGIEVLETRISHLAYSPEIAAAMLQVQQASAVVAAREKIVEGAVGMVEHALDMLSGREVVELDDERRASMVSNLLVVLCSDRHTQPVVNTGTLHN, from the coding sequence ATGAGCAAGCATCAGCCTCTGGTAGGGAGAGAAACTCTTTCGTCGGCACTGGCCGGCATTCCCGTCTTGGTCATCCTTTTGCTCTTCATCGCCGCCGCCGGCGCTGTCTTCATCTACGGCGTGCAAAGCCATCAGCCGGCGATCATTGTCTGCAGCATGGTGGGAGTCGCGCTGGCGGCTCTCCTCCTGGCGGGCTTGTTCACCGTCAATCCCAACGAGGCGCGGGTGCTCCAGCTCTTTGGCGAGTACCGCGCCAGCGTGCGCCGGCCCGGCCTGCGTTGGGCCAATCCCTTTTACACCAAGAAGAAGGTGTCGGTGCGGGTGCGCAACTTCGAGACCGGCAAGCTCAAAGTCAACGACAGCTCCGGCAATCCCATCGAGATCGCCGCGGTGGTGGTGTGGCGGGTCACCGACACCTTCGAGGCGCTGTTCAACGTCGACGACTACCAGAACTTCGTTTCGGTGCAGAGCGAGTCGGCGGTGCGCGCCCTGGCCACCCACTATCCTTATGGGGCTTTCACGGAGGAGGGGGAGGTGGCGCTGAGCAGCCATACGGCGGAGATATCGGAGAAGCTTCAGGGGCAGGTCCAAGACCGCCTGGCGGATGCTGGCATCGAGGTGCTGGAGACGCGCATCAGCCACCTCGCCTACTCGCCGGAGATCGCCGCGGCGATGCTCCAGGTGCAGCAGGCCTCGGCGGTGGTGGCCGCCCGGGAGAAGATCGTCGAAGGTGCGGTGGGCATGGTGGAGCACGCGCTGGACATGCTCTCCGGCCGCGAGGTGGTGGAGCTGGACGATGAGCGCCGCGCCTCCATGGTGAGCAACCTCTTGGTGGTCCTGTGTAGCGACCGCCACACCCAGCCGGTGGTCAACACCGGCACGCTGCATAACTAG
- a CDS encoding M28 family peptidase, whose product MSLRAGQQLAVADIHRIGPEALEELKALPGLNWWIEVDDELLLAGTEEALEAARRITWLRSLPALPPGHGVYLVQRSHGTPTLPPGATPLTAARGRLVVAAASLPALSEPLLSDPAHLPEEDCRGLHQRAIPLGPDTVLAAQQANRPERWNPKSPRRGFAAGVQLLVDHIDDARWFSDISILAGWNRHTTNGNSNIDQARDWLVQQFQALPHLLVGTESFSVGGTTAWNVVAQLPGTLRPDAWHIIGAHYDATSQNTSVAAPGAEDNASGCAGVLEMARAFTAYRPAETLFFICYSGEEQGLFGSTDHASDLIAQGNGGKIRSVQIMDMIGYSGDADLDSLLESNSSNVALMDLYAAAAAQYTNLRIVTSTFPFGSDHVPYLNRGLPALLVIENDWDVYPHYHRTTDLPANISLAMGGETLRMNVAAMADLAGAPSAEAVFSAGFEGGDLSEWSASCSDCGK is encoded by the coding sequence GTGAGCCTTCGCGCCGGCCAGCAGCTAGCGGTGGCGGACATCCATCGCATCGGCCCGGAAGCCCTGGAAGAGCTCAAGGCCCTGCCCGGCCTCAACTGGTGGATCGAGGTCGACGACGAGCTGCTGCTGGCGGGAACCGAGGAAGCCCTGGAGGCCGCCCGCCGGATCACCTGGTTGCGCTCGCTGCCGGCGCTGCCGCCGGGCCACGGTGTCTACCTGGTGCAACGCTCCCACGGCACTCCGACCCTGCCGCCGGGAGCCACGCCCTTGACCGCTGCCCGAGGCCGGCTGGTGGTCGCCGCCGCCTCGCTTCCGGCCCTTTCCGAACCGCTGCTTTCCGATCCGGCGCACCTTCCTGAGGAAGACTGCCGCGGTCTGCACCAGCGGGCGATTCCCCTGGGCCCCGACACCGTGCTGGCGGCGCAGCAGGCCAACCGCCCGGAGCGTTGGAATCCCAAGAGCCCGCGCCGCGGATTCGCCGCCGGGGTTCAGCTGCTGGTGGACCACATCGACGATGCCCGCTGGTTCAGCGACATCAGCATCCTCGCGGGCTGGAACCGCCACACCACCAACGGCAACAGCAATATCGACCAGGCGCGGGACTGGCTGGTGCAGCAATTCCAGGCCCTCCCCCATCTCCTGGTGGGCACCGAGAGCTTCTCCGTCGGCGGCACCACCGCCTGGAACGTGGTGGCGCAGCTCCCCGGCACTCTGCGCCCTGACGCCTGGCACATCATCGGCGCCCACTACGACGCCACGTCCCAGAACACCAGCGTCGCCGCCCCCGGTGCCGAGGACAACGCCTCCGGCTGCGCCGGCGTCCTGGAGATGGCCCGGGCCTTCACCGCCTACCGGCCGGCGGAGACCCTCTTCTTCATCTGCTACTCGGGGGAGGAGCAGGGCCTCTTCGGCAGCACCGACCACGCTTCGGACCTCATCGCCCAGGGCAATGGCGGGAAGATCCGCAGCGTCCAGATCATGGACATGATCGGCTACTCCGGCGATGCAGACCTGGATTCGCTGCTCGAATCCAACTCATCCAACGTGGCATTGATGGATCTCTACGCCGCAGCGGCGGCCCAGTACACCAACCTGCGCATCGTCACCTCCACCTTCCCCTTCGGCTCCGACCACGTGCCCTACCTCAACCGTGGCCTGCCGGCGCTGCTGGTGATCGAGAACGATTGGGATGTCTACCCTCACTACCACCGCACCACCGACCTGCCCGCCAACATATCCCTCGCCATGGGCGGCGAGACGCTGCGCATGAACGTCGCGGCCATGGCCGACCTCGCCGGCGCCCCCAGCGCCGAGGCGGTGTTCAGCGCCGGCTTCGAGGGCGGCGACCTCTCGGAGTGGTCGGCGAGCTGTAGTGATTGCGGGAAGTGA